From Mustela erminea isolate mMusErm1 chromosome 1, mMusErm1.Pri, whole genome shotgun sequence, a single genomic window includes:
- the RHOA gene encoding transforming protein RhoA — translation MAAIRKKLVIVGDGACGKTCLLIVFSKDQFPEVYVPTVFENYVADIEVDGKQVELALWDTAGQEDYDRLRPLSYPDTDVILMCFSIDSPDSLENIPEKWTPEVKHFCPNVPIILVGNKKDLRNDEHTRRELAKMKQEPVKPEEGRDMANRIGAFGYMECSAKTKDGVREVFEMATRAALQARRGKKKSGCLVL, via the exons ATGGCTGCCATCCGGAAGAAACTGGTGATTGTTGGTGATGGAGCCTGTGGCAAGACTTGTTTGCTCATCGTCTTTAGCAAGGACCAGTTCCCAGAGGTGTATGTACCCACAGTGTTTGAGAACTATGTGGCAGATATTGAAGTTGATGGAAAGCAG GTAGAGTTGGCTTTGTGGGATACAGCTGGGCAGGAAGATTATGACCGCTTGAGGCCTCTCTCCTATCCGGACACTGATGTTATACTGATGTGTTTCTCCATTGACAGCCCTGATAGTTTAG aaaatatccCAGAAAAATGGACCCCGGAAGTCAAGCACTTCTGTCCCAACGTGCCCATCATCCTGGTTGGGAACAAGAAGGATCTTCGGAATGATGAGCACACAAGGCGGGAACTAGCCAAGATGAAGCAG GAGCCGGTGAAACCTGAAGAAGGCAGAGATATGGCGAACAGGATTGGCGCTTTTGGGTACATGGAGTGTTCAGCAAAGACCAAAGATGGAGTGAGGGAGGTTTTTGAAATGGCCACGAGAGCTGCTCTGCAAGCCAGACGTGGGAAGAAAAAATCTGGGTGCCTTGTCTTGTGA
- the GPX1 gene encoding glutathione peroxidase 1 yields MCAAPLAAATAASRSVYAFSARPLGGGEPLSLGSLRGKVLLIENVASLUGTTVRDYTEMNELQRRLGPRGLVVLGFPCNQFGHQENAKNEEILNSLKYVRPGGGFEPNFTLFEKCEVNGAQAHPLFAFLREALPAPSDDATALMTDPKFIIWSPVCRNDIAWNFEKFLVGPDGVPVRRYSRRFPTIDIEPDIEALLSQGPGRV; encoded by the exons ATGTGTGCTGCTCCGCTCGCCGCTGCAACGGCGGCCTCGCGCTCCGTGTATGCTTTCTCCGCGCGCCCGCTGGGCGGCGGGGAGCCCCTGAGCCTGGGTTCCTTGCGGGGCAAGGTGCTGCTCATCGAGAATGTGGCATCGCTCTGAGGCACAACGGTCCGGGACTACACCGAGATGAACGAGCTGCAGCGGCGCCTCGGGCCCCGGGGCTTGGTTGTGCTCGGCTTCCCGTGCAACCAGTTCGGGCATCAG GAGAACGCTAAGAACGAAGAGATCCTGAATTCCCTCAAGTACGTCCGACCCGGCGGCGGGTTCGAGCCCAACTTCACGCTTTTTGAGAAGTGCGAGGTGAACGGTGCGCAAGCGCACCCTCTCTTCGCCTTCCTGCGGGAGGCTCTGCCTGCCCCCAGTGACGATGCCACTGCGCTCATGACCGACCCCAAGTTCATCATCTGGTCTCCCGTGTGCCGCAACGACATCGCCTGGAACTTTGAGAAGTTCCTGGTGGGCCCAGATGGTGTGCCTGTACGCCGGTACAGCCGCCGCTTTCCAACCATCGATATCGAGCCTGACATCGAAGCCCTGCTGTCCCAGGGGCCAGGCCGTGTCTAG